A genomic segment from Cumulibacter soli encodes:
- a CDS encoding ABC transporter substrate-binding protein has product MHKFNTRNKLAIGCVAGLALVLSGCGDAPERNTRPEESTYANSIEATSDYDPEAHFDWAYRDSAPSWDPIKSTAGSNIVFFEPVYDRLLYEEVDGTIAPMLATDFSAAEDGSAFTLTLREGLTFSDGEPFDGDAVKFNLDRARAEGSTLASELAQVENVEVVDEHTVTLHLSGGVGPIPATLAARSGIMVSPAAADSGQLDSQPVGIGAYTVTNYVPGDKTEYEATPDYWDPDAQRVATMTFHVMTDDQTRLNALKSGELDGAEIPADQVDVLADDGFVPLVQSSARYTYFLLNAAKEPFDDPEVRTAINLAIDREGISQGLYGGYCTPQIHPFAEGSAGYSDKIGNGLDALPYDPEQAMTLLEDAGVTDLKFTIGAPNIASNTKLAEAIQEQLADVGIDAEVESAPTDAVVQKFVSDQSIEAITSIGSGVNDPDVPNSRYIKEDAYLNAGGVSYPDLIKYGDEGAAALEADDRRPAYEKYLESWISDPPHLIPICLTHESSVYTPQVSGVKQKANGYPDLRGVAVTDA; this is encoded by the coding sequence ATGCATAAGTTCAATACGAGGAACAAGCTGGCGATCGGGTGCGTTGCCGGGCTGGCATTGGTGCTGTCCGGGTGCGGCGACGCCCCCGAACGCAACACTCGCCCCGAGGAGAGTACGTACGCGAACAGCATCGAAGCCACCTCTGACTACGATCCGGAGGCTCATTTCGACTGGGCGTACCGCGATTCGGCGCCCTCCTGGGATCCGATCAAGAGCACGGCCGGCAGCAACATCGTCTTCTTCGAGCCCGTCTACGACCGGTTGCTCTATGAGGAGGTCGACGGCACGATTGCGCCGATGCTCGCCACCGACTTCAGCGCAGCCGAGGATGGCTCCGCATTCACCCTCACGCTGCGCGAGGGACTGACCTTCTCCGATGGCGAGCCATTCGACGGAGACGCCGTAAAGTTCAATCTCGACCGCGCCCGGGCTGAGGGCAGCACGCTGGCCAGCGAACTGGCGCAGGTCGAGAACGTCGAAGTGGTCGACGAGCACACCGTGACGTTACATCTGTCCGGTGGAGTCGGACCGATACCAGCCACGTTGGCAGCGCGCTCAGGGATCATGGTCTCCCCTGCCGCAGCCGACAGCGGACAGCTCGACTCCCAGCCCGTTGGGATCGGCGCCTACACCGTGACGAATTATGTGCCTGGCGACAAGACTGAGTACGAAGCAACTCCGGATTACTGGGATCCTGACGCGCAACGCGTCGCGACGATGACGTTCCATGTGATGACGGATGATCAAACGCGACTCAACGCGCTCAAGAGTGGCGAACTCGATGGCGCCGAGATCCCCGCGGACCAGGTCGACGTACTCGCCGACGACGGCTTCGTGCCGCTTGTCCAATCAAGCGCGCGGTACACGTACTTCTTACTGAACGCGGCGAAAGAGCCATTCGACGACCCCGAGGTGCGCACTGCGATCAACCTGGCGATCGATCGCGAAGGTATCTCCCAGGGTCTGTACGGCGGCTATTGCACGCCTCAGATTCACCCATTCGCAGAGGGCAGCGCGGGTTATAGCGACAAGATCGGCAATGGCCTCGATGCACTGCCGTACGACCCGGAACAGGCAATGACGCTGCTCGAGGACGCCGGAGTTACCGACCTAAAGTTCACCATCGGTGCCCCCAACATCGCCAGCAATACGAAGTTGGCGGAGGCGATCCAGGAACAACTCGCCGATGTCGGGATCGACGCCGAGGTTGAATCGGCCCCAACCGATGCCGTGGTGCAGAAGTTCGTCAGCGATCAAAGCATCGAGGCAATCACGTCGATCGGCAGCGGCGTCAACGACCCCGACGTCCCGAACTCCCGGTATATCAAGGAGGACGCGTACCTGAACGCAGGTGGCGTGAGTTACCCAGACCTCATCAAATATGGCGACGAGGGTGCGGCGGCTCTCGAGGCGGACGACCGTCGTCCGGCTTACGAGAAGTATCTCGAAAGCTGGATCTCCGATCCGCCACACCTGATTCCCATCTGCCTCACGCACGAATCGTCGGTCTACACACCCCAGGTATCAGGGGTGAAACAGAAGGCGAACGGATACCCGGACCTGCGCGGCGTCGCGGTCACGGACGCCTAA